GAAATTTGAGATGAAATATCAGGCCAGGCTCAAACTCTGCCGGATACCATTCAGCAtacggtacggtacggtacggtaatACGGTATCCAACTCACACTGTACTTCATTCCTGTCCAGACTGACATCCTTGTTCTAGGTGGGATGATCTGTGTACGTTGAAAAGCGTGCATCAGCTGGAAATGGGAGGAGTCATATATATTCGCTGGTTCTCCGTTGTTGATTGGTTTGCAAATTGATTTAGCGTCGTTGAAAGTGACGTTCTTCATATTATACACTACCACTCGGTAGCATTTCGAATCGTATGTGACGTCACACTTTtctaaaaacaatattattatagtaCGAGGATATTGTATATTAAATCACATGTCCTTTATGCTTGTTCATCCTATACTTCCTACGCCGTTGCCACAAGAATGCttggaaaatatattaaaaggtTAAATGAGAGTGACATAATTCTTTTTCCACGAAATGGCAGGTATATATTTTGCATACGACGGATATCCAGGCCCTATACGAATCAACCACTAACATCTAACTATATGTAAAGAGATATTATAATTTGGAGGGACCGGAATCTTCACCATTGCTCATACCCAATTTATTTACACCCTTAGACTTTAGAGAGATGAATCATCAGTGAGAAGGGGCATGTGATTCGAACTCGAAATGTGCAATCTGCGATACGAATGTCTACGATACGTAAATCGAATGCTTTAACCGCTAGGCCACCGCGCTGCACTAAATTTGTGAGCTTCAAATCTCCAGGAATTTCTCATCTGAAGAAAAAattatgatctaacgaaagccgACACATCTACCTGGTATTTCGCCAAAAAAGATCATATTGTTCGTATTTAACATTTTTATGGTCATTTCatgataacaagagagcaatgctcgaaTAATAGGACACGAACGCCAAAACGAAGTACTATCAAATATTATGCACCAGATCACTGAGATGTAAACACGGAACCACGGCACGCAATATTTAattcgatgacgtcatcacacagaaCTTCGAAGTGTAAAACGAATTCCATGAAGCCcagatatatttttgaaatgaatgaaaaaaagtaatagctttctttCTAGTAACAATAACAGCTTTGACCACTGAACATTTAATGTAAAAGATGGTCCCTGTATGCGTGTATTATAAAAGTATTCCTatggattaaaataaaacagcaaaagtCTTCGTGAAATATCGCGTCCTGTAAGACTATTCTGTTATTGTCACAACTTTGTGTGTTTATCTCGCCAACAACCATTATATTTTCTACCGGTAGCGATGAAATTTACCTATTTTGTTGACAATAAAACAACCACATTTAATTAAGTAATGAGAATAGCTCCTCGTCTTACTTTGAGCTTTTTTCTTCGCGTCGAGATTCTTTCTAATCAGTTCGGCGATTTCTGCAAAAAAATCACGCTTTCATTCCGAACAAAGCCAATGATATGTAAGGAACTATTATGGGGAAACTATTAGTTTTTTTCACAGGGCATTTTAATGCCCTCGCTCATTTAATTTACCTAGAGAGACACCGTTGGTTTTGAAATTAGAATCACATCAGCTATGAGTGTCTGTTTGCGCAGGCTTTGTTTAGGGGAAGATGTAAAAAAGTCTCACATTAACCCTGGATAAATAATACTATGACACGCTTACACGCCAGGGAAAATTTGCGGATGAGAAAAAGCTTCCTGCCCGCTTAAAATATGATCTCACACTCTCTGGCTTTTGTATAATTCGAATTGTTCATAATGTGCATGTCAATATGAATTtgaataagattaaaaaattaaactatATTAGCAAAAATGCACTAAAAAACAAAGTTACAACAAAATTTCGTTGGGAGACACTGGTCCAACAAGTGAATACGTGAACCCGCTTACGCGCCAGGGAAAATTTAGTGATCACTATGAGTCAAAGTTTCCATGAATTCAGATAATAGTAGCTCCTTatatatcgttagatatcagtgtaTGTTTGTACACGGCCTTGTTCGGGGCGAAATGCTGTGATTAAGCGTCGTAAAACAAGTTTCAAGTCATTCAATTGCGGTCATGAAAgttataatttttgaatactAAAATATATCAGTAGGACTCACCGGATCCATCGtttttctgtgaaataaataaataatgcagATGATTGGCAGAGTGATTATACCACGTAAGTTGTTGTGTCACATTGGCATTGTACTGGATTGGCAGTACACGTCACATGAAGTTATTATTCCTATTTTCTAATGGTATTTATAACTGGCGTAGTAGTTTTGTGCACCAGGACTATGATATTACGCATTGGGTGTTCAAATAGATTTGTTAGTAAACTGATAATATGCACGGGGCAGTTATTTGTaatgatttattaaaaatgatcaTGGGACGTCATAGCGGGGACAATGTAACATTAAATGTTCGACAGTTTCGTTTTCCAAGCAAGTGTCGCAAACTCCATTGACGTGGAGTTCAATTTAATGAAGTTTAAACGGCAGTGGTCTGTTTGTAGTCTGAACAAGATTATTTCTTATCTTCTAGATAATTTGCAGGAAATATGATGTCCCAGTGGTAAAATTAAACCGATTGTCAAATATGACGGAGGAGGCTATTGAAATGGACCGTGTAACCATCCCAATGTCAATGTCCCCAAAAAAGTTGCTTACTCTTGACGTATCGGTAGCTGATGCTGAGGCCTCTTTTTCATTACGACGCTTCATCCCATCTGTATACTTAGCCACTGGCATCTTAACAATATGTCAGAAACTACTTATTTTTTGAGGACTGAAATCTTCCCCTTTCGACATTGCCCAATTTATCAATCCCTGGCTGTTGTGGTGCGCGTAagatttgaacccgagatgtAAACCCTATGATTCACCCGCTAGGTCATTTCGCCTAATGATTCAGACTGATGGTGCAAAAACACcacttgataaaaaaaaatagaagctTTAATTTTACCTCGCAATCTCCAACTTGAACAAATTTCTCATTCACGATCTTGGAAACGCAGGTTCCAGCTgccaaatacaaaatatatatttaaaattgattctcaacttaatatatacataatatatatcattttacGACGCCTATGCTCGCCTTTCGCTCCGATAAAGGCTCTTTAACGATATGTAACGAGCTAATATTTTTGGAAGGGCAAGAATAGAATCTGTTGTACAAAGCCCTCGCCAAAAACATTCCCGCCAACACTCAaaatatccagttagggttttgGTCAGGAATACACATTGCgctaaaaatgcaaatttaccccaaatggataattactaatttgtgaCGGGGGTGTTTTGCATTAGTCGCGGGGGTTTTGTCGATCTCGGGAATCTTACTAGATCGACATTGTTTAACCGTTTTATTAATTCGTGCAACACATTTGCCAGGCTTCTCGGGGAGTGCGagtaaaaatgtaaaatgatgaaaatagtTCAACTACAACCATTCATTGTTCCAGGTACGCAGTTTATCAGAAAACTGGTATTTTTTGAACAGATAAGGCCATATTGTAATTATTTGATAAGCGTGTTACCGCTGCCGTAAGCCGCCTTATAGCAATGGTAATGCTATAGTAATTCAATCCCCTGTTTTATGGTCCTATGAAATTGATTGTCTAgaccagtgtttttcaaccggggtGCCGCGTCACAGCGGTGTGCCGTAGAATATTGTCAGGGGTGCCGTGGGAAATTCTCCAATTTGAATcattatttaaaatcaaaataactttCAGGATTCACACAATGACTTTTTCGAGTTTTTATTCTCTATTCAATtgatacgaaaataaaacaggcacaatagaaaagtaaaaccacaagaaggtcaactatcgtcttcatacatatccgcattccggcgtcagaaatggtaatattgttagcttaaaattgggacgggGAATTTACAAACGGTGGGGAGAAAGATCAAAGccggcgcaaaagataaaaattcaCTCTTTTTTAGCTGTGTTTAACATATGTTGCCGATATGAACGCATAGTTCTCACAGGAATATGAAGCCAAACTTCGTCGTTCGACGTTGGTGTAATAATTGGTCGTTGTAAAAAGAGGACGGGTGAAAATAGCTCACCAACATTAGAATGtctgttatatatatacctaaaatACCCAATGTTCGTTACGAAAGCATggtggaattgacgattattttaTATCTGAAACTGAAAACGGTTATCCTCTATATTACCCTTCCGCCGCGAatcttttacaataatgtgaggtACTCCGAACGCTCTCGTTACATTATTGCAAGAAAAcggttataatatcggtaactattaaacATTTGTTCGCGCTCGACTATCGCACtttcagaaaatgataattttgtaaagtGGAAACAACATGTGTTGAAATATAGACTAAATTATTCCCCCTCCCTCGCCTGCGTTAAAAGTGTTTATCTCTCACATTCGTCCACAAATTGCAGCAGTAGTAAAGAATTCACCATTATTATTCTATACCTGTTACTGAATACAGGGTATGCTGTATATACATGAATAAAATTCCCCTTATCTAATCTtccttgtttattattattttatagcaaaattGCTTTATTAGTAGAAAAggttcatgttttgtgataggtaTGCCGCGAATGTGTAAAAGTGCTTAAATgtgtgccgcgatataaaaaaaaaggttgggaaccactggtctagactctagaacagtgtttcccgagtccgcggtctcaaatgagtccgcagagggtttgaatgagtccgcaacgagccagaaattcactgcgggcgcaaaggtttttgcgaaacttatccatcagccaagttacgatttacattaaaatttacataaaacataaaaagcaagtttattcacataacattaatcgagtcaataattactgaatACTAAATAGGACTGggcatatatatattcgaaaattcaactattagaatagcaatttactattcgaaaatttggtaacaggtgaagcgacaggtcacttgcggattcccgacgaaaacacgagtcggcacGCACGTGGATAGCTAAGCGGCGCTTCTCGCGAGCTCGAgcaacgaggaataattttttttctggtgtcaatggtggcaacccaaattt
The genomic region above belongs to Styela clava chromosome 13, kaStyClav1.hap1.2, whole genome shotgun sequence and contains:
- the LOC144431229 gene encoding uncharacterized protein LOC144431229 — its product is MPVAKYTDGMKRRNEKEASASATDTSRKNDGSEIAELIRKNLDAKKKAQKKCDVTYDSKCYRVVVYNMKNVTFNDAKSICKPINNGEPANIYDSSHFQLMHAFQRTQIIPPRTRMSVWTGMKYSNGKIRLSSGKISSLPFKLWYPGNPSSKRSFTNIGVNVNEDPYFNQGMFNNPPFYKLHGVMCEM